The DNA sequence TACAATTAGAATTAGCCATAGCGAGCACCTCACTGTATTATTTTTTTTTGGTTAAAAATATTATACATGATTTTCTCGCTATGGTTCTATATTTTTTTGGTGTTGCATTTAATTATACAACGAACCTAGAATTACGAATTTAAAGTTTTTTATAAAAATAGTAGACAATCTCATTACCATATGATATTATATAAAAAAAGATATGGGCCTTTAATTCAGTCCCGTGAGGCTGGTAAGGTATTGAGTTTAGAATTTTTGTTTAATATATTTGTATATTATGCCTTACCAGTATAACGGTAAGGCTTTTTTGATAGGGGGAAAAGTTATATGATTGAAAAAGCACAAATAATGGATGAAGTGGCTATTAACAGAGCACTATCTAGGATAGCCCACGAAATTATTGAACGAAATAGAGCTATTGAGGATGTAGTACTTATAGGCATTCAGAGGAGAGGCGTACCACTGGTACATCGTCTAGCTGAACGCATAAAAGAATATGAGCATATAGAATTGCCTGTAGGAATTTTAGATATAACTCTCTATCGAGATGATTTATCTGTTTTAGCTGAACATCCAATTATAAATAGTACTGATGTACCATTTGACATAAATGAAAAAATAGTTGTAATGGTAGATGATGTACTATACACTGGGAGAACTGCCAGGGCTGCTATGGATGCTTTAATAGATATGGGCAGGCCAAAATCCATTCAGTTTGCCGTTCTTATCGACAGGGGACATAGAGAGTTGCCCATAAGAGCAGATTATGTAGGAAAGAATGTTCCTACTTCAAAAAATGAAATTGTTAATGTGCAAGTTGAAGAAATTGATAAAATTAATAGGGTAATTATAACAGAAAAATAAACTCCCTTTAATACAGTCCAGAGAGGCTGTCAAGGGCGTTCGGATATCTAATGCCTTGACAGTAAAATGTCAAGGCATTTATTTTGCTTCAATATAACCAATCTTTATATTTTAAACCGGAATATTACAAAACAACCTCAGAAAGAAGGGAAACATATGGCGCTACAAAATAAAGATCTCTTGGGACTACGCAGTATTAGCGAGGATGAAATAGAAGAAATTCTTGACAATGCAGAAATTATGAAACATATATTACTTAAAAACAATAAAAAAACTCCCCATCTTCAGGGTAAATCCATAGTTACACTATTTTATGAAAACAGTACTCGTACACGCCTATCATTTGAACTTGCAAGTAAATACATGGGTGCCAGTGCTGCAAATATATCAGCAACATCCAGTAGCGTGGCAAAGGGAGAATCTCTCATTGATACTGCCAGAACAATACAAGCCATGGGAACCGATGTAATAATAATACGCCATCCAATGGCCGGTGCTCCAAGCCTTATAGCTAAAAATATAGATGCATCCGTCATAAATGCAGGAGATGGAATGAACGAACATCCTACGCAAGCCCTTTTAGATATGTTTACTATTAGGGAAAAGTTGGGTACTTTTGATGGTATAAAAGTGGCTATAATAGGTGATATTTTGCATAGCCGAGTTGCCAGAAGCAATATATGGGGGCTTACTAAACTTGGCGCTGAGTTGAAAATAGCAGGTCCTCCGACACTGCTACCTGTAGAACTGGATAAAACGGGTGCAAAGGTATTTTATAGTGCAAAGGACGCTATAAGGGACGCAGATGTAGTTATGGGACTTCGAATACAAAAAGAACGGCAACAAAAAGGATTATTACCCTCTTTGAGAGAATATTCCCAACTATTTGGTATAGATGAAGAAAAATTATCATACGCAAACAATGATGCAATAATTATGCATCCAGGTCCCGTAAATAGGGGTGTTGAATTAACATCAAATATAAGAGATTGCAATGTTTCTGCCATTGATGAACAGGTAACCAATGGAGTTGCAGTACGTATGGCTATCCTATATCTTATTACAAGGAAAGGAGAAAATAAAAATGTTGTGTATTAAAAACGGCACCATTGTAGATGGAATAAATGATAAAGCTTTTAATGCAGATATATTGATTAATGATGGCAGGATAATAAAGATCTCAAAAGAAATAGATGCAGAAAATTATAAGACTATAGATGCAGACAATATGTATATAATACCTGGACTAGTAGATGCTCACTGTCACTTAAGGGAACCGGGATTTGAATATAAAGAAGATATAGCTTCAGGGACTAGAAGTGCAGCAGCTGGTGGTTTTACCAGCATAGCTTGCATGGCAAACACTAATCCTCCAATAGATAATGCAGCTATAGTTAGTTTTATAAAATCTAGATCAAGATCTCAAGGAATAGTTAAAGTATATCCTATAGGAGCCATAACTAAAGGTTTACAAGGTAAAGAGCTAACTGAGATGGGCGATTTAAAAGAAGCCGGGGCAGTAGCTTTGTCAGATGATGGATATCCCGTATATAATCCAAATATTATGCAATTGGCTCTTCAATACGCAAAAATGTTTAATTTTCTTCTAATCTCACATTGCGAAGATATGGATTTAGTTGGAGATGGAGTTATGAATGAAGGATATATGTCCACTATACTAGGCCTTAAAGGTATACCAAGGGCTGCAGAAGAGATTATGGTAGCTCGAGATATTATATTAGCAGGGACACTTGATGCTCCTATCCATATTGCCCATGTAAGCACCAAGGGCTCTGTAGAGATAATAAGGCAGGCTAAAAAAGCAGGTATAAAAGTAAGCTGCGAAACTGCTCCGCATTATTTTTCAGCTACTGATGAATGGATAGAAGAATACAACACAAATGCAAAGGTTAATCCACCATTGAGAACTAGTGTTGATGTAGAAGCAATAATAGAAGGACTGAAAGATGGAACAATAGATATAATAGCTACAGATCATGCACCCCATAGCATCGAGGATAAAAATACAGAATTTGATCTAGCTACCAATGGTATATCAGGATTTGAAACAGCCTTTTCCCTGGCATACACTAACCTAGTGCATACAGGTATATTAAGCATGCCTCAACTAATAGATAAAATGTCATCAACTCCCGCCAGGTTGTTGAACATCCCCGGAGGAAAACTAATGGAAGGCGAAATGGCTGATATAACCATAGTAGATCCTAATGGATCTTATACCGTAGACACAAACAGATTTTATTCAAAGGGAAAAAATTCACCATTCGATGGATGTAAATTGAGGGGAAAAATCCTATATACAATAGTAGATGGAAATATAGTTATGGAGAAAGGTAAAATTTGCTTATAAGGAGGATAAAAACATGATAGATAAACTTATAAGAAAGATATTGGACAAAAAAAGTTGTGTCCTAGTCGGACTGGATACTAGGTTGGAATATGTTCCGGCATGTATTGTAGATAGATATTGTAAGGGGAATATTACATTTGAAGGGGCATCTAAAGCTATTTTAGAGTTTAATAAGAGAATAATAGATATGGTATATGAATATGTACCAGCAGTAAAGGTACAAATAGCCTATTATGAGATGTATGGCCCTGCAGGTATAGAAGCTTTTAGAAATACATGTCAATATGCAAAAAACAAGGGGCTTATAGTAATTGGAGATGTAAAGCGCAATGACATAGGCTCTACTGCAGAGGCCTATGCCGATGCCTATTTAGGTAGGACAGGGCTTATTAACACCAAAGAAGCAGCTTTTGATCTTGATTTTATAACTGTTAATCCATATTTAGGAATAGATGGCATAGCACCTTTTATAGATGCCTGCATCAAATATGATAAGGGCATATTCATATTAGTAAAGACATCCAATTCTTCTTCAGCTCAGCTTCAAGATTTACAAGTAAAAGATAAGAAACTTTATGAAATAGTAGCCCAATATGTAGATAAATGGGGGAAAAAGCTAAAAGGCCAAAATGGCTACAGTAGTATCGGAGCAGTAGTTGGGGCA is a window from the Xylanivirga thermophila genome containing:
- the pyrR gene encoding bifunctional pyr operon transcriptional regulator/uracil phosphoribosyltransferase PyrR, yielding MIEKAQIMDEVAINRALSRIAHEIIERNRAIEDVVLIGIQRRGVPLVHRLAERIKEYEHIELPVGILDITLYRDDLSVLAEHPIINSTDVPFDINEKIVVMVDDVLYTGRTARAAMDALIDMGRPKSIQFAVLIDRGHRELPIRADYVGKNVPTSKNEIVNVQVEEIDKINRVIITEK
- a CDS encoding aspartate carbamoyltransferase catalytic subunit → MALQNKDLLGLRSISEDEIEEILDNAEIMKHILLKNNKKTPHLQGKSIVTLFYENSTRTRLSFELASKYMGASAANISATSSSVAKGESLIDTARTIQAMGTDVIIIRHPMAGAPSLIAKNIDASVINAGDGMNEHPTQALLDMFTIREKLGTFDGIKVAIIGDILHSRVARSNIWGLTKLGAELKIAGPPTLLPVELDKTGAKVFYSAKDAIRDADVVMGLRIQKERQQKGLLPSLREYSQLFGIDEEKLSYANNDAIIMHPGPVNRGVELTSNIRDCNVSAIDEQVTNGVAVRMAILYLITRKGENKNVVY
- a CDS encoding dihydroorotase, with translation MLCIKNGTIVDGINDKAFNADILINDGRIIKISKEIDAENYKTIDADNMYIIPGLVDAHCHLREPGFEYKEDIASGTRSAAAGGFTSIACMANTNPPIDNAAIVSFIKSRSRSQGIVKVYPIGAITKGLQGKELTEMGDLKEAGAVALSDDGYPVYNPNIMQLALQYAKMFNFLLISHCEDMDLVGDGVMNEGYMSTILGLKGIPRAAEEIMVARDIILAGTLDAPIHIAHVSTKGSVEIIRQAKKAGIKVSCETAPHYFSATDEWIEEYNTNAKVNPPLRTSVDVEAIIEGLKDGTIDIIATDHAPHSIEDKNTEFDLATNGISGFETAFSLAYTNLVHTGILSMPQLIDKMSSTPARLLNIPGGKLMEGEMADITIVDPNGSYTVDTNRFYSKGKNSPFDGCKLRGKILYTIVDGNIVMEKGKICL
- the pyrF gene encoding orotidine-5'-phosphate decarboxylase, which translates into the protein MIDKLIRKILDKKSCVLVGLDTRLEYVPACIVDRYCKGNITFEGASKAILEFNKRIIDMVYEYVPAVKVQIAYYEMYGPAGIEAFRNTCQYAKNKGLIVIGDVKRNDIGSTAEAYADAYLGRTGLINTKEAAFDLDFITVNPYLGIDGIAPFIDACIKYDKGIFILVKTSNSSSAQLQDLQVKDKKLYEIVAQYVDKWGKKLKGQNGYSSIGAVVGATHPEDARHLRNIIPNAYFLVPGYGAQGGTARHITGCFNPDGLGAVVNASRSIICAYKNPLWKDKFSSSEFDKAALAEVIRMKNDINEAILKSKEVDLCPEI